The Sinomicrobium kalidii genome contains a region encoding:
- a CDS encoding TolC family protein, with the protein MKTRIILLTFFLTACFAYSQPKKWTLKACIDYAIKHNINVQQSELDTKDAKIDKSDAIGNFLPALNVGASHSWNIGLNQNITTGLLENQTTQFTSFQGTVRVDVFKGLQNVNTLRRANLSILANRYKLEDMKDDISLSVANGYLQILFSRENLEVAKAQYAVTEQDLKKTRELVESGVVPKGDLLEIEATAANQEQQIVNAENELRLSRIALAQLLLIDDYENFDVADEDFMLPESGILDHSPKNIYRKALTFRNDIKFSKTNVELAEKDLDIAKGALLPTLSAFYGYDTRISYQDRAVGTGDFELVPIGVVPSTQEEVVTPRELTEISGPQPFFDQWTTNDGHSYGLQLNIPILNGFSAKNNVKRSEVNLERTKNQLEQDKLDLDNAIHQAWNDTRAAYKSYEAAGKALEARKEAHNYARERYNVGLMSSFDFAQAQARVDNAEAEFVRTKYDYIFKLKVLEFYFGIPLDEL; encoded by the coding sequence ATGAAAACAAGAATAATACTGCTCACATTTTTCTTAACTGCGTGTTTTGCATATTCCCAACCCAAAAAATGGACGCTGAAGGCTTGTATAGACTATGCCATAAAACACAATATAAATGTACAGCAGTCCGAATTGGATACAAAGGATGCAAAAATCGATAAATCGGATGCAATAGGTAATTTTCTTCCGGCATTGAACGTAGGGGCGTCACATTCCTGGAACATCGGTCTCAACCAGAATATTACCACAGGTTTGCTGGAAAACCAGACCACACAGTTTACATCTTTTCAGGGGACCGTACGGGTAGATGTTTTTAAAGGGTTACAGAATGTCAACACACTCCGTAGGGCCAACCTCAGCATTCTTGCCAACCGTTATAAGCTTGAGGATATGAAAGACGATATATCCCTGTCTGTGGCCAATGGTTATCTGCAGATACTCTTCAGCCGGGAAAACCTGGAAGTGGCAAAAGCCCAGTATGCCGTTACGGAACAGGACCTTAAAAAGACAAGGGAACTGGTAGAGTCCGGTGTGGTGCCGAAAGGCGACCTCCTGGAGATCGAAGCTACGGCAGCCAATCAGGAGCAACAGATCGTCAATGCCGAAAACGAACTGCGGTTGTCCAGGATCGCCCTGGCGCAATTACTGCTCATCGACGATTATGAAAATTTTGATGTGGCAGATGAAGATTTTATGCTGCCCGAATCCGGTATACTCGATCATTCCCCCAAGAATATTTACCGGAAAGCACTTACTTTCCGGAATGATATTAAATTTTCGAAAACCAATGTAGAGCTGGCCGAAAAAGACCTCGATATAGCGAAAGGTGCATTACTGCCTACCCTGTCTGCATTTTACGGCTATGATACCAGGATATCCTATCAGGACAGGGCAGTAGGCACGGGAGATTTTGAATTGGTGCCGATTGGTGTGGTTCCCTCAACCCAGGAAGAAGTGGTTACTCCACGTGAACTCACAGAGATTAGTGGTCCACAGCCTTTCTTTGATCAATGGACAACCAACGACGGACATTCTTACGGGCTTCAGCTCAATATCCCTATTCTCAACGGTTTCTCAGCTAAAAACAATGTTAAAAGGAGTGAGGTAAACCTCGAAAGGACCAAGAACCAGCTCGAACAGGACAAACTGGATCTGGACAATGCGATACACCAGGCCTGGAATGATACCCGCGCAGCTTATAAGAGTTATGAAGCGGCCGGGAAAGCATTAGAAGCGAGGAAGGAAGCCCATAATTACGCCAGGGAACGGTATAATGTGGGGCTGATGAGCAGTTTTGACTTTGCCCAGGCACAGGCTAGGGTGGATAATGCCGAAGCAGAATTCGTAAGGACCAAATACGATTATATTTTTAAGCTGAAAGTGCTGGAATTCTATTTTGGAATCCCCCTGGATGAGCTGTAA
- the tsaB gene encoding tRNA (adenosine(37)-N6)-threonylcarbamoyltransferase complex dimerization subunit type 1 TsaB, with protein sequence MAVILNIETSTTNCSVCLAKDGVPLTVKEQDDVNYSHSENLHVFIRDVMEKASLKLQDIDAVAVSKGPGSYTGLRIGVSTAKGLCYALDKPLVAVPTLQVLASKYNIGNGVILPLLDARRMEVYSAVFDKDYEPLRETRAEIVTEASFHEWLDRGKVYFTGNGAEKCKAVILHSNAIFPEKTEAPSASEMALLAEKKFKTDDFEDVAYFEPYYLKDFVVTKKKKKTP encoded by the coding sequence TTGGCTGTCATTCTCAATATTGAAACTTCAACGACCAACTGTTCGGTGTGCCTGGCAAAAGACGGCGTACCACTGACCGTGAAAGAACAGGATGATGTTAACTATTCCCATTCGGAGAACCTGCATGTTTTTATCCGTGATGTCATGGAAAAGGCGTCTCTGAAATTACAGGATATAGATGCCGTAGCCGTAAGTAAGGGGCCGGGCTCCTATACCGGACTTCGTATAGGGGTGTCTACTGCAAAAGGGCTTTGTTACGCGCTGGATAAACCGCTTGTTGCCGTGCCTACTCTTCAGGTACTGGCTTCAAAGTACAATATTGGCAACGGGGTTATCTTGCCTTTGCTCGACGCCAGGCGAATGGAGGTGTATTCCGCTGTTTTCGACAAGGACTATGAGCCGTTGCGGGAAACCAGGGCCGAAATTGTTACCGAAGCCTCCTTCCATGAATGGCTGGATAGGGGCAAGGTGTATTTTACGGGGAACGGGGCGGAAAAGTGTAAAGCGGTGATATTACATTCCAATGCGATATTTCCGGAAAAGACAGAAGCGCCATCCGCTTCGGAGATGGCCTTACTGGCAGAAAAAAAGTTCAAAACAGACGATTTTGAGGATGTCGCCTATTTTGAACCTTATTATCTGAAGGACTTTGTAGTTACAAAGAAAAAGAAGAAAACGCCTTAG
- a CDS encoding mechanosensitive ion channel family protein, producing MENYIDEGVSMLIAYAPKILGAIVTLIIGFWIARVLANSVRKQLEKRNADPSLIPFLTSMVLILIKVLVLLSAAALFGLEVTSFVAIFGALAFAVGMALQGNLSHMAAGILILFFKPFKVGDFIVTQGYSGTVKEIQIFTTILTTLDNRVIIIPNGTITSGPLENLTANPVRKVPMTFGIGYPDDIDKAREVIKKVADKCPHIDHDKPVDILISELGDSSVNFAVRPWCKTEDFWSVHFYMQENIKKAFDDEGIGIPFPQRDIHIYNHNKEADA from the coding sequence ATGGAAAATTACATCGACGAAGGCGTTTCTATGCTCATTGCCTATGCACCAAAAATACTGGGTGCGATTGTTACTCTCATTATCGGTTTCTGGATAGCCAGGGTACTCGCCAATTCCGTGCGGAAACAACTGGAAAAGCGAAATGCAGACCCGTCCCTGATCCCCTTCTTGACCTCTATGGTGCTGATTCTTATTAAAGTATTGGTCCTGCTGAGTGCCGCCGCACTATTTGGTCTGGAGGTCACTTCTTTTGTGGCCATATTCGGTGCACTGGCCTTTGCTGTGGGGATGGCCTTGCAGGGCAACCTGAGCCATATGGCTGCAGGCATTCTGATCCTGTTCTTTAAACCTTTCAAGGTAGGGGATTTTATTGTTACACAGGGGTATTCCGGAACGGTAAAGGAAATACAGATATTTACCACCATCCTTACTACGCTCGACAACAGGGTTATTATTATACCCAACGGGACGATCACCAGTGGCCCGCTGGAAAACCTTACGGCCAATCCCGTACGCAAAGTTCCCATGACCTTTGGTATAGGTTATCCCGACGATATAGACAAGGCGCGGGAAGTCATCAAAAAGGTAGCGGACAAATGTCCTCACATCGACCACGATAAGCCTGTAGATATTCTTATTTCGGAACTCGGTGACAGTTCGGTAAATTTTGCCGTGCGCCCGTGGTGTAAAACCGAAGATTTCTGGAGTGTACACTTTTACATGCAGGAAAACATCAAAAAAGCATTTGATGACGAGGGCATCGGTATCCCGTTCCCTCAAAGGGATATTCACATATACAATCACAATAAAGAAGCCGATGCCTAA
- a CDS encoding pyridoxal-phosphate dependent enzyme, with protein sequence MNYADNILGTIGQTPLVKLNRITREINTLVLAKVETFNPGNSIKDRMAVKMIEDAEADGRLKLGGTIIEGTSGNTGMGLALVAIVKGYKLICVINDKQSKEKIDILRAVGAEVIVCPTNVEPDDPRSYYSVARRLAEETPDSWYVNQYDNPSNSLAHYQQTGPELWRQTDGKITHFVVGVGTGGTISGVGKYLKEQNPDIKVWGIDAYGSVFKKYHETGIFDENEIYPYITEGIGEDLLPENVDFSVIDGFTKVTDKDAAVYTRKLAKEEGIFVGGSAGAAVKGVLQLKEHFRPGDVVVVLFHDSGSRYVGKMFNDDWMRERGFLDEDVTKAEDLVKSDQELITVQTEELVYRAIEHMRKYNISQIPVKDSAGFVGVIDETSLFRAYVEDKNVANRPVKEIMRAPLPVIEGATPVDKVSKLINKDNSAILVKLGNGDYRIITKHDIIRAIH encoded by the coding sequence ATGAACTACGCAGACAATATACTGGGTACCATAGGCCAAACGCCGCTGGTAAAATTAAACAGGATCACCCGGGAGATCAATACCTTGGTACTGGCCAAAGTGGAGACCTTTAACCCCGGTAATTCCATAAAGGACCGTATGGCCGTGAAGATGATCGAAGATGCGGAAGCGGACGGGCGTTTGAAGCTGGGAGGGACCATTATAGAAGGAACGTCGGGAAATACCGGCATGGGACTGGCTCTTGTGGCCATTGTGAAGGGATATAAACTCATATGTGTTATCAACGATAAGCAGTCCAAGGAAAAAATAGATATTCTCCGTGCTGTTGGAGCCGAAGTTATTGTGTGCCCCACCAATGTGGAACCCGATGATCCCCGGTCGTATTATTCCGTGGCCAGGCGCCTCGCCGAAGAAACTCCGGATTCCTGGTATGTGAACCAATATGACAATCCTTCAAACAGCCTTGCGCATTATCAGCAGACCGGCCCGGAACTCTGGCGGCAGACCGACGGAAAGATCACTCATTTTGTGGTGGGGGTAGGTACCGGGGGCACCATTTCGGGCGTAGGTAAATACCTTAAAGAACAAAACCCGGACATTAAGGTATGGGGCATAGACGCATATGGTTCGGTATTTAAGAAGTATCACGAAACAGGGATCTTCGATGAAAACGAGATCTATCCCTATATCACAGAAGGTATTGGCGAAGACCTGCTCCCGGAGAATGTGGACTTTTCGGTCATAGACGGGTTTACCAAGGTGACCGATAAGGATGCCGCCGTGTATACCCGGAAACTGGCCAAGGAAGAAGGGATATTTGTAGGAGGCTCCGCCGGGGCAGCCGTAAAAGGAGTGCTCCAGCTAAAAGAACATTTCAGGCCGGGAGATGTGGTGGTGGTACTGTTTCACGACAGCGGGAGCAGGTATGTAGGCAAGATGTTCAATGACGACTGGATGCGCGAAAGAGGGTTTCTGGATGAAGATGTCACCAAGGCAGAGGACCTGGTGAAAAGCGACCAGGAATTAATTACCGTACAAACCGAAGAACTGGTATACCGGGCCATTGAGCATATGCGTAAATATAATATCTCCCAGATTCCCGTAAAAGACTCCGCCGGTTTTGTGGGGGTAATAGATGAAACCAGTCTTTTCCGTGCCTATGTCGAAGACAAAAACGTGGCCAACAGGCCGGTAAAGGAAATCATGCGTGCCCCGCTACCTGTTATCGAAGGGGCAACACCTGTGGACAAAGTGTCCAAACTCATCAATAAAGATAACAGTGCCATCCTGGTCAAGCTGGGGAACGGCGATTACCGCATTATCACGAAACACGATATCATCCGTGCGATCCATTAA
- a CDS encoding ABC transporter ATP-binding protein has translation MIEIKDLHKSYRMGSNSLHVLKGLNLSIKEGELVAIMGSSGSGKSTLLNILGMLDEADTGEYNLDGVPIKNLNETKAAKYRNKFLGFIFQSFNLINYKSAVENVALPLYYQKVNRKERQEKAMHYLGKVGLKEWADHLPSELSGGQKQRVAIARAMAAEPKVLLADELTGALDSTTSYEIMDLIQGINDGGKTILVVTHEPDIANMCKRIVHLKDGVIVEDTFVEQVRAMENVQ, from the coding sequence ATGATAGAAATCAAAGACTTGCACAAATCCTACCGTATGGGAAGCAATTCCCTTCACGTACTCAAAGGACTTAATTTATCCATAAAGGAAGGAGAGCTTGTGGCCATTATGGGATCTTCCGGTTCCGGGAAGTCCACATTACTCAATATCCTCGGAATGCTGGACGAAGCCGATACGGGTGAATATAACCTGGACGGTGTGCCCATAAAAAATCTCAATGAAACCAAGGCCGCCAAATACAGGAACAAGTTTCTCGGCTTTATTTTCCAGTCCTTTAATCTGATCAATTATAAATCGGCTGTAGAAAATGTGGCCCTTCCGTTGTATTACCAGAAGGTGAACCGGAAGGAACGGCAGGAAAAGGCGATGCACTATCTGGGAAAAGTAGGATTAAAGGAATGGGCAGACCACCTTCCCAGTGAACTTTCCGGAGGGCAGAAACAGCGGGTGGCCATTGCCAGGGCCATGGCAGCCGAACCCAAAGTGCTGCTTGCCGATGAGCTTACCGGGGCCCTGGACAGTACAACCTCCTATGAAATAATGGACCTTATTCAGGGAATAAATGACGGGGGAAAAACCATTCTGGTCGTTACCCACGAACCGGATATTGCCAATATGTGCAAACGTATCGTGCATCTCAAAGATGGCGTGATCGTGGAAGATACTTTTGTGGAACAAGTAAGGGCCATGGAAAATGTTCAGTAG
- a CDS encoding M20/M25/M40 family metallo-hydrolase: MKGGDAIILYALKALRENGLLKNRQVIVALMGDEEFTGKPLSVSRKDLIDAAKRSDVALGFEPSGGFGEATMARRGSSGWKVEVSGKQAHSADVFSEDVGAGAIFEMSRILNAFYNEVRGDKYLTFNPGAILGGTDVTYDEVLSKGSTFGKSNVVAKKAVVDGGLRFISEEQKEKAREKMREIVSKNLPRTSAEITFIDSYPAMEPTEGNKQLLEKLSQVSTALGMGPVEAVDPLEKGAADVSFVAQYVDCLDSLGAMGEGAHSPEETINLNTLEALTKRAAILIYRLLHE, translated from the coding sequence ATGAAAGGCGGGGATGCAATTATTCTTTATGCCCTGAAAGCCCTTCGGGAGAACGGGTTGCTGAAAAACAGGCAGGTTATTGTGGCCCTTATGGGAGATGAGGAATTTACCGGAAAACCGTTGTCCGTAAGCAGAAAAGACCTTATCGATGCCGCAAAGCGAAGTGATGTCGCCCTGGGGTTTGAGCCTTCCGGTGGCTTTGGAGAAGCCACAATGGCCAGGCGTGGCTCTTCCGGATGGAAAGTGGAAGTGAGCGGGAAACAGGCCCATTCCGCCGATGTTTTTAGTGAAGATGTAGGGGCCGGGGCCATTTTTGAAATGTCGCGTATCCTCAATGCTTTTTACAATGAAGTGCGTGGAGACAAGTACCTTACCTTTAACCCCGGAGCAATACTGGGGGGTACGGATGTAACTTATGATGAGGTATTGAGTAAAGGCAGTACTTTCGGTAAATCCAATGTAGTGGCAAAAAAGGCCGTGGTAGACGGAGGACTGCGTTTTATTTCCGAAGAACAAAAGGAAAAGGCCCGTGAAAAAATGCGGGAAATAGTAAGCAAAAACCTTCCCCGTACCAGTGCAGAGATCACTTTTATAGACAGTTATCCCGCAATGGAACCTACCGAAGGGAACAAACAACTGCTCGAGAAACTGAGCCAGGTAAGTACAGCCCTCGGAATGGGGCCCGTAGAGGCCGTGGACCCGTTGGAAAAAGGGGCGGCAGATGTGTCTTTTGTAGCACAGTATGTGGATTGTCTGGATAGCCTGGGTGCCATGGGAGAAGGGGCGCATTCCCCGGAAGAGACCATAAACCTCAATACACTGGAGGCACTCACCAAACGAGCAGCCATTTTAATCTACAGGTTGCTGCATGAATAA
- a CDS encoding efflux RND transporter periplasmic adaptor subunit, whose protein sequence is MKILKYIGIAVLIIAALFAAAYFIKSNSKSPITYESESPFITSIEEKSVATGKVIPEDEVAIKPQISGIISEIAVEEGEKLEAGDLIAKIKVVPNEQTLNTARGRLSNARISLNNAEIEYNRNKVLFEKGVISSQEFNNIELTYDQAKQELANAQSDLQIIRQGSAGGSTSANTNVKATISGTVLEIPVKIGDQVIQSNNFNDGTTIASVADLSKMIFEGMVDEAEVGKLKADSPLKISFGAIPDKEFEGKLKFVAPKWNEEEETTSGVVQFKIEADVFMEEGYFIRAGYSANASLVLEKKDSVLAIKEALLQFDRETEQPYVEVEVGDQEFERRDVETGISDGINVEIVSGLTESDKVKVWNKTEPVKRETASD, encoded by the coding sequence ATGAAAATTTTAAAGTACATAGGAATAGCTGTCCTTATCATAGCAGCATTGTTTGCGGCCGCGTATTTTATAAAATCCAACAGTAAGTCGCCCATAACTTATGAAAGTGAATCGCCGTTCATAACCAGTATAGAAGAAAAGAGCGTGGCAACAGGAAAGGTGATACCGGAGGACGAAGTGGCCATTAAACCACAGATATCCGGGATTATCAGTGAAATCGCGGTGGAAGAAGGCGAAAAACTGGAAGCAGGGGATCTTATTGCAAAGATAAAAGTAGTCCCAAATGAGCAAACACTGAATACTGCCAGGGGAAGGCTGAGCAATGCCAGGATTTCCCTTAACAATGCCGAAATAGAGTACAACAGGAATAAGGTACTGTTCGAAAAAGGGGTGATATCTTCCCAGGAGTTTAACAATATAGAACTCACCTACGACCAGGCCAAACAGGAGCTCGCCAATGCCCAGAGCGACCTTCAGATCATTCGTCAGGGGTCTGCCGGCGGGTCTACAAGTGCCAATACCAATGTAAAAGCCACTATATCAGGGACCGTACTGGAGATCCCAGTAAAAATAGGAGACCAGGTAATTCAGAGTAATAACTTTAACGACGGTACTACCATAGCCAGTGTAGCAGATTTGTCTAAAATGATATTCGAAGGTATGGTAGATGAGGCGGAAGTGGGGAAACTAAAAGCAGATTCACCTCTTAAGATCAGTTTCGGAGCGATACCCGACAAGGAATTTGAAGGTAAGCTGAAATTTGTTGCCCCCAAATGGAACGAGGAGGAAGAAACCACTTCCGGGGTAGTACAATTTAAGATCGAAGCCGATGTTTTTATGGAAGAAGGCTATTTCATCAGGGCCGGGTATAGTGCCAATGCATCATTGGTACTGGAAAAGAAAGACAGCGTCCTGGCCATCAAGGAAGCCCTGTTACAATTCGATCGCGAAACCGAACAACCGTATGTGGAGGTGGAAGTCGGCGATCAGGAATTCGAAAGAAGGGACGTGGAGACCGGGATTTCGGACGGGATCAATGTAGAAATCGTCTCCGGGCTGACTGAAAGCGATAAGGTAAAAGTGTGGAACAAAACCGAACCCGTAAAAAGGGAAACGGCAAGTGATTAA
- a CDS encoding ABC transporter permease: MFSRDRWQEIFQTINKNKLRTFLSGFTVALGILIFTVLFGMGNGLKNTFNEFFMDDATNTFFIYPGRTTMPYQGFKKGRQVEFRNDDLEDIKKDFALYLDDITPRISQSALASYKGESNTYNLRAVAPSHSKMERTIIMKGRYINANDIANETKNIVIGRLVEIDLFDKSESAVGKYLEVGGVMYKVIGVFQDEGGDNEERRIYMPYTTKQLLDKGTDKIDQMVLTYKTDIGYAGAMAFDSSLRKYLKEKHKVAPEDQNGIYLSNTADVVKRNMMFANVLQWVVIFVGIGTLIAGVIGISNIMVFVVKERTKELGIRKALGATPASVIGLVLQESIFITTIAGYIGLVIGIGTLSIMGNSLKEDYFITNPQVGIDVVITATLILIFFGVVAGYIPAKRAANVKPIVALRDE, translated from the coding sequence ATGTTCAGTAGAGACCGCTGGCAGGAAATATTCCAGACCATAAACAAGAACAAGCTCAGGACATTTCTGTCCGGGTTTACGGTAGCGCTCGGCATCCTGATATTTACGGTGCTTTTCGGAATGGGCAACGGATTGAAGAATACGTTTAACGAATTTTTCATGGACGATGCCACCAATACATTCTTTATCTATCCCGGGCGAACCACCATGCCGTACCAGGGGTTTAAAAAAGGCAGGCAGGTGGAGTTCAGGAATGACGACCTGGAAGACATAAAAAAAGACTTTGCCCTTTATCTTGACGATATTACCCCAAGGATCTCCCAGAGCGCACTGGCTTCATATAAAGGAGAATCCAACACCTATAACCTGCGGGCTGTTGCACCTTCTCACAGTAAGATGGAGAGAACCATCATAATGAAAGGGCGTTACATTAATGCAAATGACATTGCGAACGAAACAAAGAATATCGTTATAGGACGCCTGGTGGAGATTGATTTGTTCGATAAATCAGAGAGCGCTGTCGGGAAATACCTGGAGGTGGGCGGTGTAATGTATAAAGTTATCGGGGTTTTTCAGGACGAAGGCGGGGACAACGAGGAAAGACGCATTTATATGCCCTATACCACCAAACAGCTTCTGGACAAAGGAACCGATAAGATAGACCAGATGGTCCTCACCTACAAAACGGATATCGGATATGCAGGAGCCATGGCGTTCGACAGCAGCCTGAGAAAATACCTGAAAGAAAAGCACAAGGTGGCGCCCGAAGACCAGAACGGTATTTACCTCAGCAATACCGCCGACGTGGTTAAACGGAATATGATGTTTGCCAATGTATTGCAATGGGTGGTGATCTTTGTCGGTATAGGAACCCTTATAGCCGGAGTTATCGGTATTAGCAATATTATGGTTTTTGTAGTTAAGGAACGTACAAAAGAGCTGGGGATACGAAAGGCACTCGGAGCTACCCCGGCATCCGTTATCGGACTTGTATTGCAGGAGTCCATTTTCATAACCACCATTGCGGGATATATAGGATTGGTTATTGGCATAGGAACGCTCAGCATCATGGGCAACAGCCTTAAAGAAGACTATTTTATTACCAATCCCCAGGTGGGTATCGATGTAGTGATCACAGCTACGCTGATCTTAATATTTTTCGGTGTAGTCGCCGGTTATATTCCCGCTAAAAGGGCTGCCAATGTAAAACCCATTGTAGCATTGAGGGATGAATAA
- a CDS encoding ABC transporter permease, translated as MRFIFDRDTWQEIFGSIRKNKIRTMITVIGVLWGIFVYIALSGATKGLDNGFEREFQGIANNSMFVWTQRTSMPYQGFKIGRPIQLKLDDAEELQNKLPDIQFIAPRNVMGVFGGSPPRISRGMKTGNYAVFGDYPVIDKIFKKKIYEGGRFLNEMDMQRERRVCIIGERVRNDLFDVDEDPVGGYVKLNNVSFQVVGVYKKSENMGFEGDNSVLLPYSTYRKIFSTGDNVGWFAIAAYDEVDIVALEKDVKRLLKRRHKVHPEDERAFGSFNLGEAFAKMFGFAKGLNFLSLFVGFATIIAGVIAIGNILLISVKERTRELGVRRALGATPAEVRGQILLESVFLTLVAGILGIILGAFVLAIINTLTQGSSGFPYTNPTVPIPYIFTALFIMVVLGTLIGLIPAQRAVSIKPIDALREE; from the coding sequence ATGCGATTTATTTTTGACAGGGATACATGGCAGGAAATTTTCGGATCGATCCGGAAAAACAAAATACGTACAATGATCACCGTTATCGGTGTGCTTTGGGGGATTTTTGTTTACATAGCATTGTCGGGTGCTACCAAAGGGCTGGACAACGGTTTCGAACGGGAGTTCCAGGGCATTGCCAACAATAGTATGTTTGTGTGGACACAGCGTACCAGCATGCCCTATCAGGGATTTAAAATCGGAAGGCCCATACAGCTTAAACTCGATGATGCAGAGGAACTGCAGAATAAACTGCCCGACATCCAGTTCATTGCCCCGCGAAATGTGATGGGGGTTTTCGGAGGCTCTCCGCCCCGGATTTCACGTGGTATGAAAACCGGGAACTATGCGGTTTTCGGGGATTATCCGGTTATAGACAAGATATTCAAGAAAAAAATATACGAAGGAGGCCGTTTCCTGAATGAAATGGACATGCAGAGGGAAAGAAGGGTCTGCATTATCGGGGAAAGGGTGCGGAACGATTTATTTGATGTGGATGAAGACCCCGTGGGAGGTTATGTGAAGTTGAATAACGTATCTTTTCAGGTAGTGGGCGTGTACAAGAAATCGGAAAATATGGGGTTTGAAGGGGATAATTCCGTTTTGCTGCCCTATTCTACCTACCGGAAGATATTCAGTACAGGCGATAATGTAGGGTGGTTTGCCATTGCGGCATATGATGAGGTCGATATTGTAGCGCTCGAAAAAGACGTAAAACGCCTGTTAAAACGAAGGCACAAAGTACACCCTGAAGACGAAAGGGCATTCGGGTCCTTTAATCTGGGGGAAGCTTTTGCAAAAATGTTTGGTTTTGCCAAAGGATTGAACTTCTTGTCGCTATTCGTAGGGTTTGCTACCATTATTGCCGGGGTGATAGCCATCGGTAATATACTGCTCATCTCCGTAAAGGAACGGACCCGGGAACTGGGGGTGAGGCGGGCTCTCGGGGCCACACCGGCGGAAGTGCGGGGACAGATTTTACTGGAATCCGTATTTCTCACTTTGGTAGCGGGTATTCTCGGAATCATACTGGGAGCTTTTGTACTGGCTATTATTAATACCCTGACCCAGGGAAGCAGTGGCTTTCCCTATACCAACCCTACGGTGCCTATACCTTATATTTTTACGGCCCTGTTCATTATGGTCGTTCTGGGGACCCTTATAGGATTGATACCTGCGCAAAGAGCAGTGAGTATAAAACCAATCGATGCCCTGCGCGAGGAATAG